One region of Thermoplasmata archaeon genomic DNA includes:
- a CDS encoding tautomerase family protein produces the protein MPMIDVYAPRDIFPAGTEGLLGKELTMAVLRAEGVATPGPFHLNNTAAFLHLMEPGHIHTAATLSARTVRVQVITPPAALTREGQKQLVKEITEIVTKVSNDPTQSSRTWVILTEAAEGGWGLSGTAFGREEFAALAAKAAAARAK, from the coding sequence ATGCCGATGATTGACGTGTACGCACCGCGAGATATTTTCCCTGCAGGGACCGAGGGCCTGCTGGGCAAGGAACTTACGATGGCAGTTCTCCGTGCCGAGGGTGTGGCAACCCCCGGGCCCTTCCATCTGAACAATACCGCGGCGTTCCTTCACCTCATGGAGCCGGGTCATATTCACACCGCGGCAACCCTCTCCGCCCGCACCGTCCGCGTCCAGGTCATCACGCCGCCTGCGGCGTTAACGCGCGAAGGGCAGAAGCAACTCGTAAAAGAGATCACCGAGATCGTAACCAAGGTCTCCAACGACCCGACCCAATCCAGTCGCACGTGGGTGATTCTCACGGAGGCAGCCGAGGGCGGTTGGGGGCTCTCGGGCACCGCCTTTGGCCGGGAAGAATTCGCGGCGCTCGCAGCCAAGGCGGCTGCGGCACGCGCGAAGTAA
- a CDS encoding DUF4382 domain-containing protein, translated as MPRAVAALALVVVVVLGGIAAYYFLYEGAVAVSVKDAPMSTWSHVNVTFSGVQIHESGKDNASWVTVFSGSKTVDLAALTNVSELLGSTRLAPGHYEQIRISVVSATGVDAATGQSVTFMVPPDNATAKIAGQFTISSGQTTTVTVDFALSRCIRQVNGTWEFDPVLGQIA; from the coding sequence ATGCCTCGCGCCGTCGCCGCGCTCGCGCTCGTCGTCGTGGTGGTGCTCGGCGGAATCGCTGCGTACTACTTTCTGTACGAGGGCGCCGTGGCGGTCTCCGTCAAGGATGCCCCGATGAGCACATGGTCTCACGTGAACGTGACCTTCTCGGGCGTACAGATTCATGAATCGGGGAAGGACAACGCCTCCTGGGTCACTGTGTTCTCCGGGAGCAAGACGGTCGATCTGGCCGCGTTGACGAACGTCTCCGAGTTGCTCGGCAGCACGCGGTTGGCTCCGGGCCACTACGAGCAGATTCGGATTTCCGTCGTGAGCGCCACGGGCGTGGACGCGGCGACGGGCCAGTCCGTCACCTTCATGGTGCCGCCCGACAACGCGACGGCCAAGATCGCGGGGCAGTTCACGATCTCGTCCGGACAGACGACGACCGTCACCGTGGACTTCGCCCTGAGCCGGTGCATCCGCCAGGTGAACGGCACCTGGGAGTTCGATCCGGTCCTCGGACAGATCGCGTGA
- a CDS encoding class I SAM-dependent methyltransferase has protein sequence MATGRAARAYDAGYVAIYRTGVRFSDTAEATTAFVRFVDRTRPRGRALELGCGEGRDAIFLAKRGLDVVAIDASAAALSRARERARQEGVRVRFSLGNMTGRQPFGDASFDLVTCIDAFHYAIEARDRIRHFREAYRVLKPGGLYFFCNHTARWPRTSPGEGTETIIVEAPAGAREIRIPRVPYAVLTKAGYARAVRGAGFVIRMARHTRTFPIRDEVALIVGEKPPRRRQGQTPA, from the coding sequence ATGGCGACGGGCCGGGCCGCCCGCGCGTACGACGCCGGATATGTCGCGATCTACCGGACGGGCGTCCGGTTCAGCGACACCGCCGAGGCGACAACGGCGTTCGTGCGGTTCGTGGACCGCACGCGCCCCCGAGGCCGGGCGCTCGAACTCGGATGCGGCGAAGGCCGGGACGCGATCTTCCTGGCGAAGCGCGGACTCGACGTCGTCGCGATCGACGCATCCGCCGCGGCCTTGTCGAGGGCCCGGGAACGGGCGCGACAGGAAGGCGTCCGCGTCCGCTTTTCCCTCGGGAACATGACCGGCCGCCAGCCGTTCGGGGATGCGTCGTTCGACCTCGTCACCTGCATCGACGCCTTCCACTATGCGATCGAGGCCCGCGACCGGATCCGGCACTTCCGGGAGGCGTACCGGGTGCTGAAGCCGGGCGGCCTGTACTTCTTCTGCAACCACACGGCGCGGTGGCCGCGGACGAGCCCGGGCGAAGGGACCGAGACGATCATCGTCGAGGCGCCCGCCGGCGCGCGAGAGATCCGCATCCCGCGCGTCCCGTACGCGGTCCTCACGAAAGCGGGGTACGCCAGGGCCGTCCGCGGAGCGGGCTTCGTGATCCGGATGGCGCGGCACACGCGCACGTTCCCCATCCGAGACGAGGTCGCGCTCATCGTCGGCGAGAAGCCGCCTCGGCGTAGGCAGGGTCAGACGCCCGCATAG
- a CDS encoding metallophosphoesterase family protein: MRLAVLSDVHSNRPALEAVLADVDRVAPEGIWVAGDLIGYNPWPNEVLEALRARKVRAIRGNHDRAALAGEVFAFNELASIAVRWTRIHLTPASVGYLKDLEDRARTALPEGVVAMYHGSPRNDDEYVFPWSADEWIVRMAAAPFVILGHTHLPMTCPFRSGLVVNPGSVGQPRDGDPRAAWGVLDLTRRTFEVRRVSYDIDAVAAEIRKAGLPTELADRLYAGV; encoded by the coding sequence ATGCGCCTGGCGGTCCTATCCGACGTCCATTCGAACCGGCCGGCTCTCGAGGCGGTCCTCGCGGACGTCGACCGAGTCGCCCCGGAAGGCATCTGGGTGGCGGGAGACCTGATCGGATACAACCCATGGCCGAACGAGGTCCTGGAGGCCCTGCGCGCGCGGAAGGTGCGGGCGATCCGCGGAAACCACGACCGTGCGGCCCTCGCCGGTGAGGTGTTCGCGTTCAACGAGCTCGCGTCCATCGCGGTCCGATGGACGCGGATCCACCTCACGCCCGCGTCGGTCGGCTACCTGAAGGACCTTGAGGACCGCGCCCGCACCGCGTTGCCGGAGGGCGTCGTCGCCATGTACCATGGGAGCCCGCGGAACGACGACGAGTACGTCTTCCCGTGGTCCGCGGACGAGTGGATCGTCCGGATGGCGGCCGCTCCGTTCGTGATCTTGGGGCACACGCACCTCCCGATGACGTGCCCGTTCCGCTCGGGCCTCGTCGTGAACCCGGGGAGCGTGGGCCAGCCCCGGGACGGGGATCCGCGCGCCGCGTGGGGCGTGCTCGACCTCACCCGCCGGACGTTCGAGGTGCGACGGGTGTCGTACGACATCGACGCCGTCGCGGCGGAGATCCGGAAGGCGGGCCTGCCGACCGAACTCGCGGACCGGCTCTATGCGGGCGTCTGA
- a CDS encoding CxxC-x17-CxxC domain-containing protein: MYDAVCSDCGQATQVPFKPDPARPVYCRDCFAKRRPRRF, encoded by the coding sequence ATGTACGACGCGGTGTGCTCGGACTGCGGCCAAGCCACCCAGGTCCCGTTCAAACCGGACCCGGCCCGACCCGTCTACTGCCGAGATTGTTTCGCAAAGCGCCGGCCGCGACGGTTCTAG